From Mustela nigripes isolate SB6536 chromosome 13, MUSNIG.SB6536, whole genome shotgun sequence, one genomic window encodes:
- the NGB gene encoding neuroglobin → MERPEPELIRQSWRAVSRSPLEHGTVLFARLFDLEPDLLPLFQYNCRQFSSPEDCLSSPEFLDHIRKVMLVIDTAVTNVEDLSSLEDYLAGLGKKHRAVGVKLSSFSTVGESLLYMLEKCLGPAFTPAMRAAWSQLYGAVVQAMSRGWDGE, encoded by the exons ATGGAGCGCCCGGAGCCCGAGCTGATCCGGCAGAGCTGGCGGGCGGTGAGCCGCAGCCCGCTGGAGCACGGCACCGTACTGTTCGCCAG GCTGTTTGACCTGGAGCCTGATCTGCTGCCACTCTTCCAGTATAACTGCCGCCAGTTCTCCAGCCCGGAGGACTGCCTGTCATCCCCCGAGTTCCTGGACCACATCAGGAAG GTGATGCTCGTGATTGACACTGCAGTGACCAATGTAGAGGATCTGTCCTCGCTGGAGGACTACCTTGCCGGCCTGGGCAAGAAGCACCGTGCAGTGGGTGTGAAGCTCAGCTCCTTCTCG ACGGTGGGGGAGTCCCTGCTCTACATGTTGGAGAAGTGCCTGGGCCCCGCGTTCACACCAGCCATGCGGGCCGCCTGGAGCCAGCTCTACGGGGCCGTGGTGCAGGCCATGAGTCGAGGCTGGGACGGCGAATAA